The Flavobacterium piscisymbiosum genome includes a region encoding these proteins:
- a CDS encoding carboxypeptidase-like regulatory domain-containing protein produces the protein MNKTLFIFAFLFTSICFSQSVRFDGFIQDEQKNPLEMANIMAVNTATKAMDSYGITNDKGKFQLTLKPNTSYSIKVSYLGMTSKEITISTQSANIVQNIVMDDAGIELQGVEIVREMPVSIKGDTIVYNADSFKSGTEKKLEDVLKKLPGVEVNADGEIEVEGKKVSKLMVEGKDFFDGDTKLGVKNIPADAIDKIQVLRNYNEVGALKGLGNDQDNVAMNIKLKEGKKNFWFGDVTAGTGVGELDSRYIINPKLFYYSPKYSINVITNFNNIGELPLTAQDYFKFTGGFKNMMQKGGSNFNVSSNDLGISILRNNRAKEIETKFGATNFAYSVTKKWNISGFGILSTSKTDLETKSQTTILESGDEQKREEETHQKNNLGLFKLSSTYKPNDKFQFDYDILTKLSKQNEDTDLLRESVVNKVSTLETILTGKKQDPTSIKQDLSLYYTQSDKNIFAFEMQHLYQDENPFYNANLRTQPFDLAGYTSGQERNDLNQNRFVKTNKLDAKLDYYYMVTPKSNINITLGNTFSYQDFNSHIFQMLDNGDRNDLNDPNNNNKVNYNFNNVFLGFHYKILAGKFTLTPGVSVHSYNMKNTQLGTDYSQNFIKVLPDFFALYQIKKAETLTYNFSLTNDFTDINQLAAGYVLSDYSSLFRGNRLLENATSQVHTLRYFKYNMFNFENIFANATYTKKVDAIKTEADFNGINQSSSPYNSNLADETFSGMGNYGRSFLKNYKASVNASFNWSKFNNIQNNELATTESFVQSYTVKASTNYKNMPNIEFGYNALINKYSGSTYYTDKPFARLDYYFLNSFSFVSEYEFYHYYNGNKTVDNEYDFLSASLIYQKKDSKWEYKISATNLLNTKYLNDDSFSQFSTRVSQYTVQPRYIMFSMKYNL, from the coding sequence ATGAACAAAACACTTTTTATATTCGCCTTTTTATTTACTTCTATATGCTTTTCTCAAAGTGTTCGTTTTGACGGATTTATTCAGGATGAGCAAAAAAATCCGTTAGAAATGGCCAATATTATGGCTGTAAATACTGCTACAAAAGCAATGGATTCTTATGGAATAACCAACGACAAAGGAAAATTTCAGCTTACATTAAAGCCTAACACTTCTTATTCGATTAAGGTGAGTTATCTGGGAATGACATCGAAAGAAATTACTATTTCTACCCAAAGTGCCAACATCGTTCAGAACATTGTTATGGATGATGCCGGAATCGAACTTCAGGGTGTTGAAATTGTACGCGAAATGCCGGTTTCTATAAAAGGGGATACTATTGTGTATAATGCTGATTCGTTTAAATCCGGAACCGAAAAAAAGTTGGAAGATGTACTGAAAAAATTGCCAGGAGTTGAGGTAAATGCCGATGGAGAAATTGAAGTGGAAGGTAAAAAAGTAAGTAAGTTAATGGTTGAGGGAAAGGATTTTTTTGACGGAGACACTAAGCTTGGCGTTAAAAATATTCCTGCAGATGCGATTGATAAAATTCAGGTTTTAAGAAATTATAATGAAGTTGGCGCTCTAAAAGGTCTTGGAAACGATCAGGATAATGTAGCGATGAATATTAAACTGAAAGAAGGTAAAAAGAACTTTTGGTTTGGAGATGTAACAGCCGGAACCGGAGTTGGCGAACTCGATAGCCGCTATATTATTAATCCGAAATTATTTTATTACAGCCCGAAATACAGTATTAATGTAATTACCAATTTTAATAATATTGGCGAATTACCGCTTACAGCTCAGGATTATTTTAAGTTCACAGGAGGATTTAAAAATATGATGCAAAAGGGCGGAAGTAATTTTAATGTCTCATCAAACGACTTAGGAATTTCGATTTTGAGAAACAATCGCGCTAAAGAAATTGAAACGAAATTTGGAGCAACAAATTTTGCTTATTCCGTTACCAAAAAATGGAATATAAGCGGTTTTGGAATCTTATCAACTTCAAAAACAGATCTGGAAACGAAATCGCAAACGACGATTTTAGAATCCGGAGATGAGCAAAAGAGAGAAGAAGAAACACATCAAAAAAATAATCTGGGACTTTTTAAACTGAGTTCAACGTATAAACCCAATGATAAGTTTCAGTTTGATTATGATATTTTAACGAAATTATCCAAACAAAATGAAGATACCGATTTGTTGCGTGAGTCTGTGGTGAATAAAGTTTCGACTTTGGAGACTATCCTTACGGGTAAAAAACAGGATCCAACATCTATAAAGCAGGATTTGAGTTTGTACTATACACAAAGTGATAAAAATATTTTTGCTTTTGAAATGCAGCATTTGTATCAGGACGAAAATCCGTTTTATAATGCCAATTTACGTACACAACCTTTTGACTTAGCAGGTTATACTTCGGGGCAGGAAAGAAATGACCTGAATCAGAATCGATTTGTAAAAACAAATAAGTTAGATGCTAAACTGGATTACTATTATATGGTAACACCAAAAAGCAACATCAATATTACACTTGGAAATACATTCTCGTATCAGGATTTTAATTCCCATATTTTTCAAATGTTGGATAACGGAGACAGAAATGATTTAAACGATCCCAACAACAATAATAAGGTAAACTATAATTTTAATAATGTATTTCTTGGATTTCATTATAAAATTCTGGCAGGAAAATTTACTTTAACTCCGGGCGTTAGTGTGCATTCCTATAACATGAAAAACACGCAGCTGGGAACAGATTATTCTCAGAATTTCATAAAAGTGCTGCCTGATTTTTTTGCTTTATATCAAATCAAAAAAGCAGAAACGCTAACGTATAATTTCTCTCTGACCAATGATTTTACAGATATTAATCAATTAGCTGCTGGTTATGTTTTGTCTGATTACAGTAGTTTGTTCCGCGGAAATCGTTTGTTAGAAAATGCCACTTCGCAAGTTCATACGCTTCGTTATTTCAAATACAATATGTTCAATTTCGAGAATATTTTTGCCAATGCAACTTATACTAAAAAAGTAGATGCAATTAAAACAGAAGCTGATTTTAATGGAATTAACCAATCGTCATCACCTTATAATTCAAATTTAGCCGATGAAACTTTTAGCGGAATGGGAAATTACGGACGTTCGTTTTTAAAGAACTACAAAGCATCTGTAAATGCGAGTTTCAATTGGTCTAAATTCAATAATATCCAGAATAATGAATTGGCCACTACAGAAAGTTTTGTACAGAGCTACACCGTAAAAGCTTCAACAAATTATAAAAACATGCCTAATATCGAGTTTGGTTATAATGCTTTGATTAACAAATATAGCGGTTCAACTTATTATACCGATAAACCTTTTGCAAGATTGGATTATTACTTTCTGAATAGTTTTTCGTTTGTTTCAGAATATGAGTTTTACCATTATTACAATGGCAATAAAACGGTCGATAACGAATATGATTTTTTAAGCGCAAGTTTAATTTATCAAAAAAAGGATAGTAAATGGGAGTACAAAATATCTGCTACCAACTTACTAAACACTAAATATCTTAATGATGACAGCTTCTCGCAGTTTTCTACAAGAGTTTCGCAATATACTGTACAGCCCCGTTATATTATGTTTTCGATGAAATACAATTTATAG